From Macaca mulatta isolate MMU2019108-1 chromosome 3, T2T-MMU8v2.0, whole genome shotgun sequence, the proteins below share one genomic window:
- the TAS2R60 gene encoding taste receptor type 2 member 60: MNGDHMVLGSSVTDQKAIILVIILLLLCLVAIAGNGFITAALGVEWVLRGTLLPCDKLLVSLRASRFCLQWVVMGNTIYVLLYPTAFPYNPVLQFLAFQWDFLNAATLWFSSWLSVFYCVKIATFTHPVFLWLKHKLSEWVPWMFFSSVGLSSFTTILFFIGNHSIYQNYLRNHLQPWNVTGNSIWSYCEKFYLFPLKMITWTMPTAVFFICMILLITSLGRHMEKALLTTSGFREPSVQAHIKALLALLSLAMLFISYFLSLVLSAAGIFPPLDFKFWVGESVIYLCAGVHPIVLLFSNRRLRAVLERCRSSRCRTP, encoded by the coding sequence ATGAATGGAGATCACATGGTTCTAGGATCTTCGGTGACTGACCAGAAGGCCATCATCTTGGTTATCATTTTACTCCTTTTGTGCCTGGTAGCAATAGCAGGCAATGGCTTCATCACTGCTGCTCTGGGTGTGGAGTGGGTGCTACGGGGAACGTTGTTGCCTTGTGATAAGTTACTGGTTAGCCTAAGGGCCTCTCGCTTTTGTCTGCAGTGGGTGGTAATGGGTAACACCATTTATGTTTTGCTGTATCCGACAGCCTTCCCATACAACCCTGTACTGCAGTTTCTAGCTTTCCAGTGGGACTTCCTGAATGCTGCCACCTTGTGGTTCTCTAGCTGGCTCAGTGTCTTCTATTGTGTGAAAATTGCCACCTTCACCCACCCTGTCTTCCTCTGGCTAAAGCACAAGTTGTCTGAGTGGGTACCATGGATGTTCTTCAGCTCTGTAGGGCTCTCCAGCTTcaccaccattctatttttcaTAGGCAACCACAGTATATATCAGAATTATTTAAGGAACCATCTACAACCTTGGAATGTCACTGGCAATAGCATATGGAGCTACTGTGAGAAATTCTACCTTTTCCCTCTAAAAATGATTACTTGGACAATGCCCACTGCTGTCTTTTTCATTTGCATGATTTTGCTCATCACATCTCTGGGAAGACACATGGAGAAGGCTCTCCTTACAACCTCAGGATTCCGAGAACCCAGTGTGCAGGCACACATAAAGGCTCTGCTGGCTCTCCTCTCTCTTGCCATGCTCTTCATCTCGTATTTCCTGTCACTGGTGCTCAGTGCTGCAGGTATTTTTCCACCTCTGGACTTTAAATTCTGGGTGGGGGAGTCAGTGATTTATCTGTGTGCAGGAGTTCACCCCATTGTTCTGCTCTTCAGCAACCGCAGGCTGAGAGCTGTGCTGGAGAGGTGCCGTTCCTCGAGGTGCCGGACACCTTGA